A part of Streptantibioticus cattleyicolor NRRL 8057 = DSM 46488 genomic DNA contains:
- a CDS encoding TetR/AcrR family transcriptional regulator, translated as MSRASEPRRRGEQRRGAELRRHILFVAKDVFLETGYERASMDTVASRAETSKRSLYAHFESKEKLFLAVLDLIRELYLGKLRTPDAYAEDPAEAVTLFCGRFLELMTWEAQVRTCRLAIAEAERLPGSSTAYFDAVFATTHERLTTYLADHSPLAGPDATALAEDLLARTVLPKLFRTLLGVDPALTATPGDAAAVENVDLTEIRRTVTTALPR; from the coding sequence ATGAGCCGAGCAAGCGAGCCGCGGCGGCGGGGCGAACAGCGGCGCGGTGCGGAACTGCGCCGCCACATCCTGTTCGTGGCCAAGGACGTCTTCCTGGAGACCGGCTACGAGCGGGCCTCGATGGACACCGTCGCCTCCCGCGCCGAGACCTCCAAGCGGTCGCTGTACGCGCACTTCGAGAGCAAGGAGAAACTCTTCCTCGCGGTGCTCGACCTCATCCGCGAGCTGTACCTGGGCAAGCTGCGTACCCCGGACGCCTACGCCGAGGACCCCGCCGAGGCGGTGACGCTCTTCTGCGGGCGGTTCCTGGAGCTGATGACCTGGGAGGCGCAGGTACGCACCTGCCGGCTGGCCATCGCCGAGGCCGAACGCCTGCCGGGCAGCTCCACCGCCTACTTCGACGCCGTCTTCGCCACCACCCACGAACGGCTCACCACATACCTGGCCGACCACTCCCCCCTGGCCGGCCCGGACGCCACCGCGCTCGCCGAGGACCTCCTCGCCCGCACCGTCCTGCCCAAGCTCTTCCGCACCCTCCTCGGCGTCGACCCCGCCCTCACCGCCACCCCCGGCGACGCCGCCGCCGTCGAGAACGTCGACCTCACCGAGATCCGCCGCACCGTGACCACCGCCCTGCCCCGCTGA
- a CDS encoding nuclear transport factor 2 family protein, with protein sequence MDTEPLAPTESLSSTDLLLAERACERLILELVRRLDLGDPATVADLFTPDGVWQWPEGGRRVAGREALRDYFGSRPADRLSRRMCTNLLVTVTSATTAVATTYFTTYRVDGHTSGMLPPRLPANVGHYEDVFRVVDGEWLLASRTLVLAFGGPTERVGASGGA encoded by the coding sequence ATGGACACCGAGCCCCTGGCGCCGACCGAGTCCCTGTCCTCGACCGACCTCCTGCTCGCCGAGCGGGCCTGCGAGCGGCTGATCCTCGAGCTCGTCCGCAGGCTCGACCTGGGTGACCCGGCCACCGTGGCGGACCTGTTCACGCCGGACGGTGTGTGGCAGTGGCCCGAGGGCGGTCGGCGGGTGGCGGGGCGGGAGGCGTTGCGCGACTACTTCGGCTCCCGCCCCGCCGACCGGCTGTCGCGCCGGATGTGCACCAACCTCCTGGTCACCGTCACCTCCGCGACGACGGCGGTGGCGACCACCTACTTCACCACCTACCGCGTCGACGGCCACACCTCCGGCATGCTGCCGCCCCGTCTTCCCGCCAACGTCGGGCACTACGAGGACGTCTTCCGCGTGGTCGACGGCGAGTGGCTGCTCGCCTCCCGCACGCTGGTGCTGGCGTTCGGTGGGCCGACGGAGCGGGTCGGGGCGTCCGGAGGGGCGTGA
- a CDS encoding aminoglycoside phosphotransferase family protein yields MGAVTTEQTDPGPRLVDEGLVRRLVAGRFPRWADLPVARVASGGTVNAMYRLGDDMVVRLPLVAGGVEDVVREREWLPRLAPLLPTAVPEVLAAGEPAEGYPWPWSVYRWLAGDNPREGAVRQPMALARELARFVTAMRGVSLPGAPDAHRGGPLDSLDASTRSAIEALRGIPEEGIDCDAVTAVWEDALREPGWSGPPVWLHADLMPGNLLVDGGRLTAVIDFGCLGVGDPACDLFPAWNLLPADARDVFRAALDVDDATWNRGRARTLSQALISLPYHRDRNPAMARNARHVIRAVLDPR; encoded by the coding sequence ATGGGAGCCGTGACCACCGAGCAGACGGATCCCGGCCCGCGCCTCGTCGACGAGGGCCTGGTGCGGCGGCTGGTCGCCGGGCGGTTTCCGCGGTGGGCCGACTTGCCGGTGGCGCGGGTCGCGTCCGGCGGCACGGTCAACGCGATGTACCGGCTCGGTGACGACATGGTCGTACGGCTGCCGTTGGTGGCGGGCGGGGTGGAGGACGTCGTCCGGGAGCGGGAGTGGCTGCCGCGACTCGCGCCCCTGCTGCCCACGGCGGTGCCGGAGGTGCTCGCCGCCGGGGAGCCGGCCGAGGGGTATCCGTGGCCGTGGTCGGTGTACCGGTGGCTCGCGGGAGACAACCCGAGGGAAGGCGCGGTACGCCAACCGATGGCCCTGGCACGGGAGTTGGCCCGCTTCGTGACCGCGATGCGCGGCGTTTCCCTGCCGGGAGCGCCCGACGCCCACCGTGGCGGTCCGCTGGACTCCCTCGACGCGTCGACCCGTTCGGCGATCGAGGCGCTGCGCGGCATCCCGGAGGAGGGGATCGACTGCGACGCCGTGACCGCCGTGTGGGAGGACGCGCTGCGCGAGCCGGGGTGGTCGGGGCCGCCGGTGTGGCTGCACGCCGATCTCATGCCGGGCAACCTGCTGGTGGACGGCGGCCGGCTGACCGCGGTGATCGACTTCGGCTGCCTGGGCGTCGGCGACCCGGCCTGCGACCTCTTCCCCGCCTGGAACCTCCTCCCGGCCGACGCGCGCGACGTCTTCCGCGCGGCGCTCGACGTGGACGACGCCACCTGGAACCGCGGCCGGGCACGGACGCTCTCCCAGGCCCTGATATCACTCCCCTACCACCGTGACAGGAACCCGGCGATGGCCCGCAACGCCCGGCACGTGATCCGGGCCGTGCTGGACCCGCGCTAG
- a CDS encoding DUF6480 family protein yields the protein MTQPNPDPDPRTAPGLEPGGGVPPGETPPAESSMPGAGPRETHNPTKGWGKLPMTLILIAVALFAAFFLAFAVFV from the coding sequence ATGACCCAGCCGAACCCTGATCCCGATCCGCGGACCGCGCCCGGTCTGGAGCCGGGTGGTGGTGTGCCGCCGGGGGAGACGCCCCCGGCGGAGAGCAGCATGCCCGGCGCCGGCCCCCGCGAGACGCACAACCCGACGAAGGGCTGGGGCAAACTCCCCATGACCCTGATCCTGATCGCGGTCGCCCTCTTCGCCGCGTTCTTCCTGGCCTTCGCCGTCTTCGTCTGA
- a CDS encoding EF-hand domain-containing protein, whose translation MDTLTAKRHIFTMLDTDGDGVISRREYLARPERAARALGRDGDDPLVRAARVAHERVYASMDADGDGRVTFEEYATWAGGEVFDGVCRQALGALFDLADADADGALARAEFTRLRSVLGNDAGNAAKAFDALDTDGDGRVGRDEYLASIRSYVAEGASPMAEALHDGGGQVAGGPFA comes from the coding sequence ATGGACACCCTCACGGCGAAGCGGCACATCTTCACCATGCTGGACACCGACGGTGACGGCGTCATCTCGCGGCGGGAGTATCTGGCCCGGCCGGAGCGGGCGGCGAGGGCGCTGGGACGGGACGGGGACGATCCCCTGGTGCGGGCGGCGCGGGTGGCCCATGAGCGGGTGTATGCCTCGATGGACGCGGACGGCGACGGCAGGGTGACGTTCGAGGAGTACGCGACGTGGGCGGGGGGTGAGGTGTTCGACGGGGTCTGCCGGCAGGCGTTGGGGGCGTTGTTCGACCTGGCCGACGCCGACGCGGACGGGGCGCTGGCGCGGGCGGAGTTCACGCGGCTGCGTTCGGTGCTCGGGAACGACGCCGGCAACGCGGCGAAGGCGTTCGACGCGCTGGACACCGACGGGGACGGACGCGTGGGCCGCGACGAGTACCTGGCGTCCATCCGGTCCTACGTGGCCGAGGGCGCCTCGCCGATGGCCGAGGCCCTGCACGACGGCGGCGGCCAGGTCGCCGGCGGCCCCTTCGCCTGA
- a CDS encoding NAD(P)/FAD-dependent oxidoreductase: protein MNENTARYDVVVIGGGAAGLSGALILARARRSVLVVDGGEPRNAPADGVHGYLGSEGRPPVELLAAGRDEVRSYGGRIRSGRVTDVERDGTGFAVRLADGGTAHGRRLLVATGLVDEVPEVPGLAALWGKDVLHCPYCHGWEVRDQPIGVLNTGPMAVHQALMWRQWSDDVTLFLHTAPEPDEEEYEQLAARGIAVVDGEVTAVEQDGGRLAGLRLADGTLVRRRALAVASRLTARVDFLAGLGLKPVAQEVAGTVIGTYLAADPTGATEVPGVWVAGNATNLMEQVIGSAAAGVRAAAAVNADLIAEETRRAVTARRAPGAFSARAERDVSEQVLGDRRHGI from the coding sequence ATGAACGAGAACACGGCACGGTACGACGTGGTGGTGATCGGTGGCGGCGCGGCCGGTCTGAGCGGTGCGCTGATCCTGGCCCGGGCGCGACGGTCGGTGCTGGTCGTCGACGGCGGCGAACCGCGCAACGCCCCGGCGGACGGGGTCCACGGCTACCTCGGCTCGGAGGGCCGGCCGCCGGTCGAGCTGCTGGCCGCCGGACGGGACGAGGTGCGGTCCTACGGCGGCCGGATCCGCTCCGGCCGGGTCACCGACGTGGAACGGGACGGCACCGGCTTCGCCGTCCGCCTCGCCGACGGCGGCACCGCGCACGGCAGGCGGCTGCTGGTGGCCACCGGCCTGGTGGACGAGGTCCCCGAGGTCCCCGGCCTCGCCGCGCTGTGGGGCAAGGACGTCCTGCACTGCCCCTACTGCCATGGCTGGGAGGTACGCGACCAGCCGATCGGCGTCCTGAACACCGGACCCATGGCGGTGCACCAGGCGCTGATGTGGCGGCAGTGGAGCGACGACGTCACCCTCTTCCTGCACACCGCGCCGGAGCCGGACGAGGAGGAGTACGAGCAACTGGCCGCCCGTGGCATCGCGGTGGTCGACGGCGAGGTCACCGCGGTGGAACAGGACGGCGGGCGGCTGGCCGGACTACGGCTGGCCGACGGCACCCTCGTGCGCCGCCGCGCCCTCGCCGTCGCCTCGCGCCTCACCGCCCGGGTGGACTTCCTGGCCGGCCTCGGCCTGAAGCCGGTCGCCCAGGAGGTGGCCGGCACCGTGATCGGCACCTACCTCGCGGCCGACCCCACCGGCGCCACCGAGGTGCCCGGGGTGTGGGTGGCCGGCAACGCCACCAACCTGATGGAACAGGTCATCGGCTCCGCCGCCGCCGGGGTCCGGGCCGCCGCCGCCGTCAACGCCGACCTGATCGCCGAGGAGACCCGCCGCGCCGTCACCGCCCGGCGGGCCCCCGGTGCCTTCTCGGCGCGGGCCGAACGCGACGTGTCCGAACAGGTCCTCGGCGACCGCCGTCACGGAATCTGA
- a CDS encoding helix-turn-helix transcriptional regulator, which yields MADDDHLADVLTGLGPRLRALRQARGLTLTRLSAVTGISVSTLSRLESGRREPTLRHLLPLATAYEVPLDELVGTQTGDPRVHPRPFTRHGQTWIPLTRYLGGIHAYKQVLPAARTPRTGRPAQNTHEGYEWIYVLSGRLLLSLGDRDLVLTAGEAAEFDTRLPHGIANAGEHPVEWLALYGAQGERIHVRARPADG from the coding sequence GTGGCTGACGACGATCACCTGGCAGACGTCCTGACCGGACTGGGACCTCGGCTGCGTGCTCTGCGGCAGGCACGCGGGCTCACCCTGACCCGGCTCAGCGCGGTCACCGGGATCTCGGTGAGCACCCTGTCGCGGCTGGAGTCGGGGCGCCGGGAGCCGACGCTGCGGCATCTGCTGCCGCTCGCCACGGCGTACGAGGTGCCCCTGGACGAACTGGTCGGCACGCAGACCGGCGACCCCCGCGTCCACCCCCGGCCGTTCACCCGGCACGGCCAGACCTGGATCCCGCTGACCCGTTACCTCGGCGGGATACACGCCTACAAGCAGGTGCTGCCCGCCGCGCGGACCCCGCGCACGGGGCGCCCCGCGCAGAACACGCACGAGGGCTACGAGTGGATCTACGTCCTCTCCGGCCGCCTGCTGCTCTCCCTCGGCGACCGCGATCTGGTGCTCACCGCCGGGGAGGCCGCGGAGTTCGACACCCGCCTCCCCCACGGCATCGCCAACGCCGGGGAGCACCCCGTGGAATGGCTCGCGCTCTACGGGGCGCAGGGCGAACGCATCCACGTACGCGCCCGCCCGGCGGACGGCTGA
- a CDS encoding DUF3592 domain-containing protein, whose amino-acid sequence MINGGTKAAQRVLRLGRRTTALGAAYLAVVAAVLVLEALLGLRYLIVSFMAAGLLTLIAGGPLAVRVNNTAAELAEESGVAARTEAWFPVTFLCGLIAVGGLGGVVSQVRDDIVLRTRTSAVIDECRGGSAKGGTCSYHWTVGGRTYDADNGRVKGLPRGAEVAVRYDPGDPSYVLPASGGTVPEWLVGGGALLFGAVGVVSGAIGEGRAHRAYFAQVRAVAAGEG is encoded by the coding sequence GTGATCAACGGGGGGACGAAGGCGGCTCAGCGGGTGCTGCGGCTCGGCCGCCGGACCACCGCGCTGGGGGCGGCCTACCTGGCCGTCGTGGCCGCGGTGCTGGTGCTGGAGGCGCTGCTCGGACTGCGCTACCTGATCGTCAGCTTCATGGCCGCGGGGCTGCTCACCCTGATCGCCGGCGGACCGCTGGCGGTACGCGTCAACAACACCGCGGCCGAACTCGCCGAGGAGTCGGGGGTCGCCGCCCGCACCGAAGCGTGGTTCCCGGTGACCTTCCTGTGCGGGCTGATCGCGGTCGGCGGGCTGGGCGGGGTCGTCAGCCAGGTGCGGGACGACATCGTGCTGCGCACCCGGACCTCCGCGGTGATCGACGAGTGCCGGGGCGGCTCCGCCAAGGGCGGCACCTGCTCGTACCACTGGACCGTCGGCGGCCGTACGTACGACGCCGACAACGGCCGCGTCAAGGGGCTGCCGCGGGGCGCCGAGGTCGCCGTGCGCTACGACCCGGGCGACCCCTCCTACGTGCTGCCCGCCTCCGGCGGCACCGTGCCGGAATGGCTCGTCGGCGGCGGCGCGCTGCTCTTCGGCGCCGTCGGCGTGGTGAGCGGCGCCATCGGCGAGGGCCGCGCCCACCGTGCGTACTTCGCCCAGGTCAGAGCGGTGGCGGCGGGAGAGGGCTGA
- a CDS encoding FBP domain-containing protein: MEPLTEQEIRASFVNCTKGEAKRLAVPRDLAERPWADLDYLGWRDPQAPDRAYLVTMVDGRPRGLALRCPAAASWQTRRSMCSICLTTRDGGVSLMVAPKAGKAGKQGDSVGAYICDDLSCSLYVRGRKESGSGIRLHETLTVEEKVGRTVANVTAFVARVSV; this comes from the coding sequence ATGGAACCGCTGACCGAACAAGAGATCCGCGCCTCCTTCGTGAACTGCACCAAGGGCGAGGCCAAGCGCCTGGCCGTCCCGCGCGACCTCGCGGAGCGGCCCTGGGCCGACCTCGACTACCTGGGCTGGCGCGACCCCCAGGCACCCGACCGCGCCTACCTGGTCACCATGGTCGACGGCCGCCCGCGCGGCCTCGCCCTGCGCTGCCCCGCCGCCGCCTCCTGGCAGACGCGGCGCAGCATGTGCTCGATCTGCCTGACCACCCGCGACGGCGGCGTCTCACTGATGGTCGCCCCGAAAGCTGGCAAGGCCGGCAAACAGGGCGACTCCGTGGGCGCCTACATCTGCGACGACCTCTCCTGCTCGCTCTACGTACGAGGCAGGAAGGAAAGCGGCTCGGGCATCCGCCTGCACGAGACGCTCACGGTGGAGGAGAAGGTCGGCCGGACGGTGGCCAACGTCACCGCGTTCGTCGCGCGGGTGAGTGTCTGA
- a CDS encoding TetR/AcrR family transcriptional regulator, with product MARVGLTTERLVRAGAELADEVGFDQVTVSALARRFDVKVASLYSHVKNSHDLKTRIALLALEELADRAADALAGRAGKDALAAFADVYRDYAREHPGRYAAAQFRLDPEAAAASAGVRHAQMTRAILRGYDLTEPDQTHAVRLLGSVFHGYVSLELGGGFSHSAPDSQATWERVLDALDALLRNWPTPS from the coding sequence ATGGCACGCGTAGGACTGACCACGGAACGTCTGGTCCGGGCCGGGGCGGAGCTGGCGGACGAGGTCGGGTTCGACCAGGTGACCGTCTCGGCGCTGGCCCGACGGTTCGACGTGAAGGTCGCGAGCCTGTACTCGCACGTGAAGAACTCGCACGACCTGAAGACCCGGATCGCCCTGCTCGCCCTGGAGGAACTCGCCGACCGGGCCGCCGACGCGCTGGCGGGACGGGCCGGCAAGGACGCCCTGGCCGCCTTCGCCGACGTCTACCGCGACTACGCCCGGGAGCACCCCGGCCGCTACGCCGCGGCCCAGTTCAGGCTCGACCCCGAGGCGGCGGCGGCCAGCGCCGGCGTCCGGCACGCGCAGATGACCCGGGCGATCCTGCGCGGCTACGACCTGACCGAGCCCGACCAGACCCACGCCGTACGCCTGCTGGGCAGCGTCTTCCACGGCTACGTGAGCCTGGAGCTGGGCGGCGGCTTCAGCCACAGCGCCCCCGACTCGCAAGCGACCTGGGAACGCGTCCTCGACGCCCTCGACGCCCTGCTGCGCAACTGGCCCACGCCGTCCTGA
- a CDS encoding GDSL-type esterase/lipase family protein — protein sequence MNAGTDWITTPITESLLRGAIELEPTTHGVLPHRLPAWARAQCTDGQLAMAESQPSGVRLAFRTRATTVELDTLPTKRVYPGMPPRPDGRYDLIVDGRLAGQASVTGGNVLTIDMTKGTFTTEAGPVGTLRFGGLPDHAKDVEIWLPHNETTELVALRTDAPVEPADDRGRKVWLHHGSSISHGSDAASPTTTWPALAASLGGVELVNLGFGGSALLDPFTARTMRDTPADLISVKIGINLVNNDLMRLRAFTPAVHGFLDTIREGHPTTPLLVVSPVYCAIHEDTPGPTMPDLDELSSGRLRFRAAGVPAERAQGKLTLNVIRDELARIVAQRADDDPNLHHLDGRELYGAADYAELPLPDEVHPDAATHRRMGERFAGLVFSGDGPFTSR from the coding sequence ATGAACGCCGGCACCGACTGGATCACCACACCCATCACCGAAAGCCTTCTGCGCGGCGCCATCGAGCTGGAACCCACCACGCACGGTGTGCTCCCGCACCGGCTGCCCGCCTGGGCCCGCGCGCAGTGCACCGACGGCCAGCTCGCCATGGCGGAGTCCCAGCCCTCCGGTGTACGGCTGGCCTTCCGCACCCGGGCCACCACCGTGGAGCTGGACACGCTGCCCACCAAGCGGGTCTACCCCGGCATGCCGCCCCGCCCGGACGGCCGCTACGACCTGATCGTCGACGGCCGCCTGGCCGGCCAGGCCAGTGTGACCGGCGGCAACGTCCTGACCATCGACATGACCAAGGGCACCTTCACCACCGAGGCCGGCCCGGTCGGCACCCTGCGCTTCGGCGGTCTGCCCGACCACGCCAAGGACGTCGAGATCTGGCTGCCGCACAACGAGACCACCGAACTCGTCGCGCTGCGCACCGACGCCCCCGTCGAGCCCGCCGACGACCGGGGCCGCAAGGTCTGGCTGCACCACGGCAGTTCGATCAGCCACGGCTCCGACGCCGCCAGCCCCACCACCACCTGGCCCGCGCTCGCCGCCTCCCTCGGCGGTGTGGAACTGGTCAACCTCGGGTTCGGCGGCAGCGCCCTGCTCGACCCGTTCACCGCCCGCACGATGCGCGACACCCCGGCCGATCTGATCAGCGTCAAGATCGGCATCAACCTGGTCAACAACGACCTGATGCGGCTGCGTGCCTTCACCCCGGCCGTCCACGGCTTCCTGGACACCATCCGGGAGGGCCACCCCACCACACCACTGCTGGTCGTCTCCCCCGTCTACTGCGCCATCCACGAGGACACCCCGGGGCCGACCATGCCGGACCTGGACGAACTCAGCTCCGGACGGCTGCGGTTCCGGGCGGCCGGCGTCCCGGCCGAACGCGCCCAGGGCAAGCTGACCCTCAACGTCATCCGCGACGAACTGGCCCGGATCGTGGCCCAGCGGGCCGACGACGACCCGAACCTGCACCACCTCGACGGCCGGGAACTCTACGGCGCCGCCGACTACGCCGAACTCCCGCTGCCCGACGAGGTCCACCCGGACGCCGCCACCCACCGGCGCATGGGCGAACGCTTCGCCGGCCTCGTCTTCTCCGGCGACGGCCCGTTCACGAGCCGCTGA